In one Rutidosis leptorrhynchoides isolate AG116_Rl617_1_P2 chromosome 8, CSIRO_AGI_Rlap_v1, whole genome shotgun sequence genomic region, the following are encoded:
- the LOC139863874 gene encoding uncharacterized mitochondrial protein AtMg00810-like, whose product MEDERPARTPLSVNHGITPDKEGAKVDQTLYRAIIGSLMYLTASRPDIMFAVCLCARYQANPNVHNLFVVKKIMRYLKQTPNLGLWYPCDNDFELTAYSDSDYGGYVVPDEETKE is encoded by the exons atggaagatgaACGTCCTGCAAGGACTCCGCTATCGGTAaatcacgggattacaccggaTAAGGAAGGTGCTAAGGTTGATCAAACCTTATATAGGGCCATCATTGGTTCTTTGATGTATCTGACAGCGTCTCGCCCTGATATCATGTTCGCAGTTTGTTTATGTGCTCGCTATCAAGCAAATCCGAATGTACATAATTTGTTTGTGGTGAAAAAGATAATGCGTTATTTAAAGCAAACTCCTAATTTGGGCCTATGGTATCCTTGTGATAATGATTTTGAACTGACGGCTTATAGTGATTCCGACTATGGTGgat ATGTCGTTCCTGACGAAGAGACCAAAGAGTaa